The Triticum dicoccoides isolate Atlit2015 ecotype Zavitan chromosome 6A, WEW_v2.0, whole genome shotgun sequence genome has a window encoding:
- the LOC119315793 gene encoding ethylene-response factor C3-like → MEPNHSGYGYGYYDNNNGSYTNDDNPCYYGMSYATSEPSYGYQYQQSPSTQYDGAASAMGMGMDMDQFSALMEATYISPAAPSWAEQHEAKKANAESPQLIGVRRRPWGKYAAEIRDSTRSSERVWLGTFDTPEAAVLAYDQAAYTSRGTATVLNFPVERVRESLRVLKLGEAAAEDDSPVLELKRRHSIRKRTPKGKSQEGDMKKKQPAAAAAASSSSSVLELEDLGADYLEELLALSEQWSNE, encoded by the exons ATGGAACCTAACCACAGCGGCTACGGCTACGGCTACTACGACAACAACAATGGGTCCTATACAAATGACGACAACCCATGCTACTACGGCATGAGCTATGCCACTTCCGAACCCTCCTATGGCTACCAATACCAGCAGTCTCCTTCTACCCAGTACGATGGCGCGGCGAGTGCTATGGGCATGGGCATGGACATGGACCAGTTCAGCGCGCTCATGGAGGCCACGTACATCTCACCTGCTGCACCATCCTGGGCGGAGCAGCACGAGGCAAAGAAGGCCAATGCCGAGTCTCCGCAGCTGATCGGCGTGCGGAGGCGGCCGTGGGGCAAGTATGCGGCGGAGATCCGGGACTCCACGCGCAGCAGTGAGCGCGTGTGGCTGGGCACCTTTGACACCCCGGAGGCCGCCGTGCTGGCCTACGACCAGGCGGCCTACACGTCCCGCGGAACCGCGACCGTGCTCAATTTCCCGGTGGAGCGAGTCCGGGAGTCGCTGCGCGTGCTGAAGCTCGGCGAAGCCGCGGCC GAGGACGACTCGCCCGTGCTGGAGCTCAAGAGGCGCCactc GATCCGGAAGCGCACTCCCAAGGGCAAGAGCCAGGAGGGTGACATGAAGAAGAAGcaacctgctgccgctgccgctgcgtcgTCGTCATCGAGCGTGCTGGAGCTAGAGGACCTGGGAGCAGACTACTTGGAAGAGCTGCTCGCGTTGTCCGAGCAGTGGTCGAATGAATGA